The region GGCTTCGACGACGAAGCAGCTGCGCTCGCCCTCTACCTGCAGCGGCAGGCGATCGCCTTGGAACCGAACAATCCGGAATGGTCGATCGCCATCTCCTCGATGTACCTGCGCTTCGACAAAACCAACCTGGCACGCGCCTATGCGGAACAAGCAGTCAAGCTGGCTCCCAAGTCGCTCAATGGCCGGCTGGGACTGGCGGAGCTGTTCGATGCACTGAAGGAACCCGAGAAAGCGGCGGCCCAGCGCATGGCAGGGCTTCCCCTGCTCACGGACTCGACCGAACCAGAACTCCGCAAGAACCTCTTCGAGAAACTGGCGGAGAACTTCCTCGCGACAGGCCAACCGGTGAGGGCGCTTTACATGTTGTCATGGTCGGGGCTGACGACCCCTGCGGATGCCGGCCCCGCCCAGAGGCTGGCGCTGCAAACGGCGGAACGCTCGGTGCCGCAAGCCCTGCTGCGCGAGATCATGGACAAGAAGACGGGCCATAGCCTCGAGGACATGGAGGCCATAGTCCGCAGGGCCGCCACCGCCGGACCCGTCACTCCCCTCCCTGTGGAGCCACGGGACGACACGGGCAAAAAAACGGGGGCGTCAACCGTGGTCACGGAAGTTCATTTCAAGAATGGCGTCGAAGTCCGCATGGCGGATTCACCGCCGGGAGTCACCTTCAACCGTGAGAAAGGCACCGTGGAGTGGACGCCGCCGCCCTTCTCGCGGGTTGCGGAAGCCCGCGTGCTATTCGCGCTCAAGAACCCGGATGGGAACGAGGAACTGGAGGTGGTGGTGCTTCGCCGTAACTAGTTGCCGCGCGCACAAGGACCGCGATCAAGGCGCCGCCTTCCAGGTGACGCCTGACTGACGTAACGGACCTTTCCGATGAGGCTCCGAAACGTGACGAAGCTCAGTCAACCGGAGGCCGGGCTTGCACCACCGCACCGGATGGCGCTGCATGTCATCCTCCATGAGCGCCGATCCTCCCCCCATCCGGCCGCGCCGCCCGGTATTCGTCACCGTCATCGGGTGGCTGTTCATCGTGGCGGGGACGCTGCTGCTTCCGATCAGCGCGATCTCCCTGGTGATGATCGTGGCGGGCAGCTACGGAACGGCTTCCACGGATCTCACCGGCTTTCTCAGCGTGATCGTGGCTCCGCCAGTCGCAGTCGCGACGGGCATCGGACTGCTATGCCGCTGGAGCTGGGCACGGCCGGTCGCGGTGCTTCTGTTAGCTTTCCTCATCGCGCTGAATGTCCGCGACCTGCTGAATCATCGCTCCACCACGGAAACCACCGTCGACCCGTCGGGCTTGCGAACGACGGTGCTGGCGTCGCCGCCGAATTACCACAGCGTGCCTCTCATCGGGATTGGAGTGGTCCTGATCGCAAGGTTGCTTGTCGGGTTTCCCCGGGGTGCTGCTTCCGCCGCACGCAAACTATCCACTCCAGCGCCGGAACGCGACTGGCGAGTCGGACACCGCGGCCGCGACGGCATGTACTACGAAGAGCTGCAGGGCGGCACCTGGCAGCGCATTGATATCGACGGCGAGATGCTGATGGGCCGTGCGCATCATGTGATCTATTTCGCCTCGCCGGAAGCATGGCAGCGCTATCCCGAGTGGGCGCGTCACCGCCGCGAGGAAATCATCGCGCGCATCAAGGGCGAGTTCCGGCCGCCGGACTACGAGTATGGAGACGGTGGCTCGACCCCGGCCGCTGTCCCGGTCTCGGTTCCGCCAAAAACCACGCAGCAGCAATGGGGCGCGCTGGCCCTGTTCGTCGCGATCCTCCTCGCCCTTGCCGCCGGGATGGGATGGCTGGTGAAAAGCGGGCTGGAGCGCGAAACCACGTGGTTCCCCGCCAAGCGCGCAAGCATGCAGCGCACGGTGACGAAGCAGGCCGAGCCGACGACCTACTGGATTTCGATCAGCCTTTATGCCGCCATCGGCCTCAGCTCCGGCGGGCTCGCGCTGTGGATGCTGAAGGAAGGACTCCGGTCCGGACGGCGGTAAGCCTGCCTCCGGATCAGGACTCGCGAGATTGCTTACTTGGCCGGAGGTACGACGACGGTTTCCACCGTTGAAGTGGAAGCGTATGCGGGTCGGGGGCAGCGGCTGCCGTGGTTCGAGTAGCTCAGCAGGCAGCCATCGCGGCTGTATCGCAGCTCCCGCTCGGTGCCCGGAACCAGATTGATGCCCTTGTAGCTGGGATACTCGGAGTAGTCCCAAGCGCCCGCCTTGACCTTCCAGGTGAACCAGCCATCCCAGGTGAACCAGCCGTCCTGCGCCGATGGCTTCTCCTCGACGAGAAGAACCGCGGTGTCCGACCACGGCTCCCGCGCTGCAACTTCGGCCTTCGCGCGGATCAGGATTTCCCGCTGTGTGGTGAGGCTCCCGCAGCTGGCGAGAAGAACAGGAAGGGGAAGAAGAAGGAGTAGGCGCATGGCTGGAAGGGGTGCAGGGTTGGTCGCTGCCGGGCGTGTCCTCCATGGAGCTGCCCGAAGCACTAACAACTAGTTCAGGAATCGCCCCCATGCCAGCTGAAATCGGGACGCTGGCAAGGCAGAACGGGGATCCGAACAGGCACCTTCTTCAAGCGCGCAGGGTTGAAATTTGACATTTCCGTGTATTTCGGGCATCCGAGAGGGCGTGGACGAGCCGTCCTACCAACCGACCGACCCGTCCGAAGAAGAACTCCGGGCGATTCTGGAGAGGCGCGAGCAGGTGCTGGCCATGCAGCAGCACAATCTCGGGCGGATCGTCACGCGCGTCGTTGTCGCGCTCATCGCCCTCGCCCTCATCGGCTTCTTCAGCTCCAGCGAGAACCGGGAAATTGTCGCCTCCCTGTTCCGTGAACCGGCTCCCGAGCCCGTCCTTCCTCCTGCGCCCCCCCGTCTCCCCACCGATGTGGGGCTCGGGCCGGCACCTGCCAAGCCAGCGGCCGGACAAGTGGAAAGCGCGTCCGACGAACTTCTCCGGACCGCCACCAACGCCAGCGCCGGCCCTTTGATCTCGCCGGAATCAATTTCGTCGGACGGAAAGATCATCAGCAAGGAAGACATCGGATTCGCATCGGAGTTGCTGAACTTCGCTGAAGGCCCCCGGACGCAACGGGCGAAGCAGAAGGATAAATAAATGAGCGGCCTGTCGCCGGTCGCACACGGCCTGCTTTTTCTCGCCGGATTCGCCGGTGGTTTCATCGATGCCATTGCCGGCGGTGGCGGCCTGATCACGGTGCCGGCCTTGCTCGCGACGGGCATGCCGCCGCAGGTCGCGCTGGGGACGAATAAGCTGCAATCGTCCTGCGGCACCGCGATCGCCGTGTGGCGCTACTCCAAGGCAGGCCTGACCAAATCACCGGGGCTGTGGCTGGCCGTCGCTCTCTCGTTTCTCGCGAGCATGGCCGGAGCGCAGGCGGTCAGCGTGCTGAACAAGGATCTGCTCAAGCAGCTCATCCCGTGGTTGCTCGCGGCGGTGGCGATCTACACTGCGCTCAACCGGCGCTTCGGCATCGATAGCGGGAAGCAGAAGATGTCCCCGGTGATCTTTGCGATCCTCTTCGGCATCGTGATCGGCTTCTATGACGGGTTCTTCGGTCCGGGCACCGGGTCATTCTGGACGCTGGCAACGGTGGCTCTGTTAGGTCTCGATTTGAAAGGAGCCACCGGCTATACGAAGGCGGCCAATCTCGCCAGCAACCTGGGGTCGCTGGCCATTTTCCTGAGCCACGGCTCAGTCCACTTCAGCGCGGCTGGCGCGATGATCGGCGGGCAATTGATCGGTGCGAGGCTGGGCGCAGGTCTGGTCGTCCGCAAGGGAGCGGGATTGATCCGGCCCGTGTTCCTCGCCGTCGTCTTCGCGATGACGGCGAAGCTGCTGTGGGATGCGCTGGCTCGTTGAGATCGTTCCTTCTTACTTCGCGGCACCGCTCCACTTGAGCTTCTGAGTGGCGTGGCCCTTGACCTTCACGATCAACTTGCCGGGCTCAGCGCTCTCGACGCCTTCCACGCGGACCTTCGCCTGATCACGGGTGAGTTCCACCACCGGAGGACTGCCACTCACCGTGACCTTTTCGGAAAGCGCGATGTGGAAGGGGGCATCGCCGCCGCCATTGTTGGTGAATGTCCACTCCATCGAGTCGTCCTGACAGGCGATCTCCAGGCAGAATTCATTGTCGCGGCACTCGATGCGGTTGGGTCCGGTCATTTTCACATTCGGCAAGGCGCGTGGGCCAAAGCCGCCGGGCATCGAGGTGCCGCCGCCGGGTTCCATGGAGAGGAACTGCTTGCCACCGGCAATGAGGCTGGCGACGTGACCCAGCTCGCTGGTCTGGATCTGATAACCCGGGCTGATCAAGCGATAGATCGCCGGCAGCGGCTGGAAGGCGAGCGAGTGAGGAGCGAGCGTATCCGTGCGGAACAATGAAGGAGGCAGGCCTTCGCCATTGACGAGGTTGGCGTCCGGCAGGCCACCCCATGCGAATCGTACGGTCTTGGGTGCGGCGACGCTGGCAGCTGTTAGAGTGACGCGAGACCCGTCGGCGATGGCATCGGCGAAACGATAGTCGCCATCCTCTCCAGCAATCGCGAACCCGCGGATCGGGCCGCCGGTGCTTTTCACCGGCTGGTCGAAGGTCACGACGATGCTCTTTCCTTCCACCTTCACGTCCTTCATCTGCGGACCACGGGCAATGACGTTGGAGCCAAAGACTTCCTTGCGGGCGAGCAGGGACAAGCGACGGCCGATCTCTTCCTTTTCCACGGGATGAAGGTCGAAGCCATTGGTCGTGTCATGGGTCACGGCGAGATGCACGCCCTTTGAATCCGCGCAGCCCTTTGCCTGCGCCTCACGAAGCCAGCTGAAGTCGAGGCCACCCATGTTTCCGGAGAAAGCCGGCAGCTGAACGATGAAAAACGGCAGCTCCGGTTGCTTCCATTGTTTGCGCCACTGGGTCGCGAAGTTGGCCAATAGACTCGCGTAGGCACCGGGATGGGCGCCGTTTGATTCGCCCTGGTACCAGAGCACGCCCTTGATTGGAGCGGCGGTCAGCGGCGCGATCATGCGGTTGAAAAGATGGCCGGGACTGATGTTGAACATCGAGCCGCTGATCTCGCTCGCCGGGATCGAGGGCAGCGTGCCTTCCGGCGTCCACGCTTCGATGGCGGTGCCACCGAAGGAGCTGTCGACAATGCCAATTGGCACGTCTTTCAGCTTCGGATCATCGCGCAGGTGCAGCGCGAAGCCGGCACCGACGGCGGAGAATTTCTTCAGCGTCTCCGGCGTGGCGTGATTCCACTTCGCACCCGGATCCGTCTGCGGCTTGTCGGCCCCGGCTTTTGGAATCATGAGGACGCGCAGACGCTCGTCCGCCGCGCCCTTCGCGATCAGTGCGGCACCACCTTGCGCCTCATCGAGGCCCATTTGCATGTTCGACTGGCCGGAGCAAACCCACACGTCTCCGATCAGGACGTCATCAACCTTGGCGGTCGCACTGCCGTCAGAGGCCTCCAGAACGAAGGGCCCGCCCGCGGGTTGCGCGGCGAATTCCGCCCGCCACATGCCATCCGCTCCGACCTTGGCGGACTGCGACTCTTTGCCGAGCGACACCTTCATGGTGCCATTCTCCGGACCACTGCCGGAAACGGTGATGGCAGCATCACGCTGCAGAACCATGCCGGATGAAAACAGAGGGCTGAAGGCAGCCGGCGCGGCGAAAGTGACGGACGATGCTGCCATCGCCAGAAGGGTGGAACGAAGTACGAGAGTCATCGGAAGTTCAATTTTTCTGCGCGGGCTTGAGCGCCGGATCATCGAGGTCGAGGCGATAGGCCATCTGGTTGTAGTCGTAGCGCGGGGTCTTGATCTTGTTGTCGGTGAAACTGGTGGTGTAGGTGCCTTCGAAGATCAGCACCGGTTCATCCGGAGAGGTGAGCTGCCAATCGATCTGCACGTTGTAGAAGGTGTAGTTCTCGTGCGTCGCCACCTTGACCGCGGGTCCCCACGGGCCTTCGGGTGAATCGCCTTCAAGATACCAAACCTCACCGAACACGGACGGCTTGCCGAACTTTTGTTGGAGAATCATCACCCACTTCTTGCGGTAGCCGCTCCATGCGATCGATGCGGATGACGGCGCGATGTCGCCGCTGCCATCAGCGGTTTTGAAAGACTTCACCGGCTCGATCGCCTGCCACTGCGCGCGATCCTTCCATGCCTCGTAGGTCGCCGGGCATTTGAAGTTCGCTGGGCCGTTGAAGTAGACCCAAGTCTTGCCTTTCTCATCCTTCCACAGCACCGGATGGCCATCGGGATAAGGCTTCGGCGGATTCGGCTCGGCGTCACTGCGTTTCCAGAAGGTCGAAACGATGTCGAACTTCTGAGTCGCATCATTCCACTCCGCGAGGCCGAAGGAGGACGCCTTCATCATGTCGGCGATCTTCGACCAGGTGGCGACGAGGTGCTCCTTGCCCTCCTTGTCCGGCAGCGAAATGAAACCGGACAGCCAGACCGGCCCCGGGCCTTCCACCTCGATCGTGCCACGGGGGATGCCTTTGTCATTCGTGACGTAGTCGTAGACGATGCCAGTAGGCGGCTTGAGGGCTGCCAGCGGTTTGAGGGCGCTGCTGGCCACGGGTGTGTTGAAGATGCCGAGCGGATAGGCGGGCAGGTTGGTATCGCCCCACAGCCACATCAGCTTGCCCTTGTAGGTGGCGGTCTGGACGGTGTCCGAGCCGAGCACGCCGCTCTCCTTCCACTTCGGGAAGCCGCCGAGCTTCTGGCTTTCGGCGAAGATCCCGCCGCCCGTGAGCCTGCCGAGCCGCTTGGCGATCTGCTTGCGCTCGATCTCGATCTTGAAGGTGCCGCCGGGCTTGGGGGTGAAGCGGAGGCCCCGATTGCCGAAGCCATCCTTGTTCAGCTCGTAGCCGTGGGAATGCACGGTCAGCCAGGTCTCGCGGCCCATGAATTCGGGAGCATCGAAGGCGACCACGCCGGCATTGTCGGTCACGAAGGACTCGTCATTGGTAGTGGTCAGCTGCACCAGCGGCACCGGCCAGCCATTCGATTTGTCCACGACCTCGATCTTGCAGGGTTCCAAGGCATGAGAAGCCGAAACGAGCGCTGCGAGAGAGAGGACGAACTTTAAAGGCATGGCGGATGGGTGGACGGGCGCGACCGATACGACTGCCGCGCGGCCATTTTTCAAACGATGACCGGATTTCAAACGAGAATGCCATCAAGGGGTTTGGGAGCGCGATTTACCGGATCTTAACAATTTTCCCGCTGGGGCACATCATCTCCTAACAACCAAGGCCCACGGTGCCCCCATCCTCCGATGAAAGCGACTCTTCTCCTCAGCGTCCTCATCCTCGGCACCGCCGCCGCGGACCCGCAGCTCAGCTCGTGGTACACCGCCCGCAGCGGCAGCTACGCGCGGATCTACACCAGCACCGGCAATCAGGGCACCGGCACCACCTCCACCACTTGGTCGCGCGGCACCGGCGTGCAGAGTTCGCCGGTTTACGCGGGGCTGCATGAGATCGATTACTCGAACGACTGGGTCTACATCCGCACCACCGGGCTGGCAGGGCACATCATGGGACCGTGGTACCTCGATGCGGCGAAGTCGCAGAACTTCCCGAACTTCCCCGCGAACACCGCGACGATCTACCGCATTCCGCGCAATCCGGTGATCCCGCCCACGACCAAGACGGCCACCGGCCTCGGTGCCTCCGGCTACTATGTGAATGGCGTGGCGATGTTCGACATGCGCGATGCCTTCTCTTACTCGACTTCGAATGGCCAAGACGCGACGCCCACGAATGGCATCACCGGCGACGGCATCTGGAATCGCGAAGCCTATCACAATGAATCGGTGACCTTCGACGCCGGCTTCGCGCATCAGGCAGGCAGCCAGTATCATTATCACGCCCAACCGCCGGGCCTGCGTTACCAGCTCGGCGATCACGTCGCCTACAACGCGTCCACCAATGTCTACACGGAGATGCCGGGACTGCCGACGACCCACTCGCCGATCGTGGCGTGGGCGGCTGACGGCTTGCCGGTTTATGGGCCCTACGGTTACAGCGATCCTAACAATGCGTCCTCGGGGATCCGTCGCATGACCTCGGGCTTCCGGCTGCGAAGCATCACCACGCGCACCGCCCTGCCCGCATGGGCGCAGCGGGTGCAGAACAAGACCACCCTGACAGCCTCGCAGTATGGCCCGGCTGTCTCCACTACCTACGCGCTCGGCCACTACCTGGAAGACTACGAATACAAAGGCGACGTGGGATTCACCTACGGCACTGACTTCGATCTGAACGAATACAACGTCCGCTACTGCGTGACGCCGGAGTTTCCTAACAAGACCTGGGCCTACTTCCTCACCATCGCCGCCGACGGAACGCCGGCCTATCCCTATGCCACGGGTCGCCAATACTATGGCACGCCTAGCGGTGGCGCCGTGGGTTCCATTTCAGAGTCCGTCACGACCCATTGGCAAGGGGGGCCGAACAAGCAGGAGACGGCAGAATCCGTCACGCCGTCTGCCGCGAACAATGACGTCGAGATCACGTGGAGTGCGGTGGAAGGAGGAACCTATCAGATCACCGCTGGCGATACCCCTTCTACCGACCAGAACGTTTCCACCCCCACCCTGAGCGGCTCGGACAAGCTTGTTTACAAGGACACAGGCGCGCGGGCCTCGCATGCACGCCGCTTCTACCGTGCCAACCGCACCGCGCTCGCTTCCTTCGACAGCAATGGCTTCAACTACACGCCACCGGGTGGAGGTACGGGTGGGACCGTCAGCTTCACCTTCACCTTTCCCACCAACCCGATGTTGCCGCCGCAGAATGCCATCACCTCGATCACGGTGGGTGGTGTCACCACCTCGATCACGAGCTATACCCAGGGAACCGGCAGCGCGACGCTGAGCTTCAACAATAGCACCCTTTCCTCCGGCACCGCGTATCCGGCCATCCTCACCTTCACCCCGCCCGGCATGACGACGCGGACAGTGACATCCACGAACAGCTACACGCGCTGAGCGGATTCAGTGGTCGCTGCTCCCTGGCGCACCGG is a window of Luteolibacter sp. Y139 DNA encoding:
- a CDS encoding trypsin-like peptidase domain-containing protein, encoding MPPQLIMNAMKIARWLIIPLFASGATAQVKDATKLFEALEPSVVLISDEEGGGSGVVLSADGMILTNAHVAGAALPLTVSAIVEEGGKTVLKSFPNAELHKVHATSDLALLKLTAPGCRFRPASLSKSEDDTKTGGTCYALGFPFLPGQNKPAITITKGIISSARRMVGELPYIQLDAALNPGNSGGALVNDKGILIGIPTLRIEGTERIGMATPIAGLKMDQFVDPKDRKGDPQEARRLSNIASALTLRDALSLGFDDEAAALALYLQRQAIALEPNNPEWSIAISSMYLRFDKTNLARAYAEQAVKLAPKSLNGRLGLAELFDALKEPEKAAAQRMAGLPLLTDSTEPELRKNLFEKLAENFLATGQPVRALYMLSWSGLTTPADAGPAQRLALQTAERSVPQALLREIMDKKTGHSLEDMEAIVRRAATAGPVTPLPVEPRDDTGKKTGASTVVTEVHFKNGVEVRMADSPPGVTFNREKGTVEWTPPPFSRVAEARVLFALKNPDGNEELEVVVLRRN
- a CDS encoding TSUP family transporter, which encodes MSGLSPVAHGLLFLAGFAGGFIDAIAGGGGLITVPALLATGMPPQVALGTNKLQSSCGTAIAVWRYSKAGLTKSPGLWLAVALSFLASMAGAQAVSVLNKDLLKQLIPWLLAAVAIYTALNRRFGIDSGKQKMSPVIFAILFGIVIGFYDGFFGPGTGSFWTLATVALLGLDLKGATGYTKAANLASNLGSLAIFLSHGSVHFSAAGAMIGGQLIGARLGAGLVVRKGAGLIRPVFLAVVFAMTAKLLWDALAR
- a CDS encoding sialate O-acetylesterase; translated protein: MTLVLRSTLLAMAASSVTFAAPAAFSPLFSSGMVLQRDAAITVSGSGPENGTMKVSLGKESQSAKVGADGMWRAEFAAQPAGGPFVLEASDGSATAKVDDVLIGDVWVCSGQSNMQMGLDEAQGGAALIAKGAADERLRVLMIPKAGADKPQTDPGAKWNHATPETLKKFSAVGAGFALHLRDDPKLKDVPIGIVDSSFGGTAIEAWTPEGTLPSIPASEISGSMFNISPGHLFNRMIAPLTAAPIKGVLWYQGESNGAHPGAYASLLANFATQWRKQWKQPELPFFIVQLPAFSGNMGGLDFSWLREAQAKGCADSKGVHLAVTHDTTNGFDLHPVEKEEIGRRLSLLARKEVFGSNVIARGPQMKDVKVEGKSIVVTFDQPVKSTGGPIRGFAIAGEDGDYRFADAIADGSRVTLTAASVAAPKTVRFAWGGLPDANLVNGEGLPPSLFRTDTLAPHSLAFQPLPAIYRLISPGYQIQTSELGHVASLIAGGKQFLSMEPGGGTSMPGGFGPRALPNVKMTGPNRIECRDNEFCLEIACQDDSMEWTFTNNGGGDAPFHIALSEKVTVSGSPPVVELTRDQAKVRVEGVESAEPGKLIVKVKGHATQKLKWSGAAK
- a CDS encoding YHYH protein: MKATLLLSVLILGTAAADPQLSSWYTARSGSYARIYTSTGNQGTGTTSTTWSRGTGVQSSPVYAGLHEIDYSNDWVYIRTTGLAGHIMGPWYLDAAKSQNFPNFPANTATIYRIPRNPVIPPTTKTATGLGASGYYVNGVAMFDMRDAFSYSTSNGQDATPTNGITGDGIWNREAYHNESVTFDAGFAHQAGSQYHYHAQPPGLRYQLGDHVAYNASTNVYTEMPGLPTTHSPIVAWAADGLPVYGPYGYSDPNNASSGIRRMTSGFRLRSITTRTALPAWAQRVQNKTTLTASQYGPAVSTTYALGHYLEDYEYKGDVGFTYGTDFDLNEYNVRYCVTPEFPNKTWAYFLTIAADGTPAYPYATGRQYYGTPSGGAVGSISESVTTHWQGGPNKQETAESVTPSAANNDVEITWSAVEGGTYQITAGDTPSTDQNVSTPTLSGSDKLVYKDTGARASHARRFYRANRTALASFDSNGFNYTPPGGGTGGTVSFTFTFPTNPMLPPQNAITSITVGGVTTSITSYTQGTGSATLSFNNSTLSSGTAYPAILTFTPPGMTTRTVTSTNSYTR